GACGCTGTTAACTCAGCAGTCCTTGACCAAACTGCGGAGAGTACGGAAAGATTTCCTTGCGCTTGGCTTACTCGTACAGTTTCAATTCACTGGGATGGATCGTTTGCACAATGTGACGCAGACTACGAAGGAACATATTCTCCTGGAGATTTGAATCACCAAACCATAGAGGAAGTTTGGAAGGGTGAAATAGCCAAACGCAGCGAGAAACACTGGAGCGGCGACTTTGATTTTTTGCCTTGCAAAAACTGCAAAGACTGGCTGGCAGGTCGTTCATACTTTTACTATCCAGCAAAGGACCTCTAAATGACCATTTCAAGAGATGATGTTTTGAAAGCAAATGTTGAGTTGCATTCAAAATTATCAAATGTATATAAAGAAACAGAACCACACTACCGTCCAGAAAACAGAGCAAAAGTTTCTAAGACTATCAAGGACCTCTGTTCTAAAGCGGGTAATGAACGATTGCTGGATGTAGGGTGCGGCATGGGGTTCATTATTGATTTGGCAAAAGCGCATGTTAATCAGATTGATGGTATTGACATAACAGAAGCAATGCTTGGCAAAGTAGATTGCTCATCATGTAGCTGCGATATAAACGTACAAATAGCTGAGATTGAATCTGCACCGTTTGAAGATGAGTCCTTCAACCTTGTCACGGCCTACGCGGTTCTTCACCATCTGCATGAATTAAAACCAGCCTTTCAAGAAATCTATCGAGTTTTGAAACCTGGTGGAGTTTTTTATTCTGACACCGATCCGAATTATTATTTCTGGGAAGCAATGAAAAACTTGGCTCCAGATGAGGATTATTCTGCCCCTGTTCAGCGGGAAATAGATGCAGTCACGAGCAAGGATAAAGAGCTGGAAGAAAAATTTGGCGTTGACCCCATACTTTTGAATACTGCCGAAGTATTGAAACATGATTCAGGCGGATTCAAAGCGGAAGAGTTGACGAAGGAGCTTTATGAAATCGGCTTTTCAAAAGTTGATGTGAGCTATGAATGGTATGTGGGAGAAGCACGCGTAATCCACAGCGACGATACTGTTGAATGCGCCGCCTCAATTCGAATGATTCTAAATGAGCTTCTGCCACTGACGAAACATTTATTTAAATATCTAAAGATTGTCGCTGAAAAATGATTACTGCCAACCATTCATTTTCCGAACTTAAACAGGCGAGCTCTTCTCATTCCGGGCCGAATATAGCATTGCTTCCAGTTGGTTGCATCGAGCAACATGGTCCTGTTTTGCCTATGGCTACAGACACCCTGATTGCTACCGGCGTATGTGAAGAACTAGCTCGGCAACTGGAACTACAAAAGACCAATGCCGTTACATACCCTGCTATCGCTTATTCTCCATCTCGAACAAATTTGTGCTATCCGTACTCCACAAGTGTCAGCGAGGATGCATTCCGGCAATACCTGAAAGATATATGTGAATCACTCCTGCTCCACCAATTTGATGCGATATTCATTGTTTGTGCTCATGGCCCAGCAGAGCCGTCTGTAACGGAAGTCGCATGCCAATTGAATTTCGCAAGTTTCAAGGGCAGAGAACAAACGGATTTCTCGCCTGTTGTTTTACTAGGCGTTTCGGAACTGACTCCCCTTTTTGCATCTACCTCCAAAAGTACTCCCGGTCGTCATGCTGACTGGAGAGAATTTCTTCTACTCTTTCACATTTTAGGCCGGAGCTACTTCACTCAAGAGAGACTTTTGACTCTGAAAAACGTGCATGATTCATTTTTGAAGCAATCATCATGGGAGCCTTCCTATATCGGAATCCCTCTAGAATTTAGATCTATAGAAGGAGTAATTGGTTCCCCACTTCCTTTGGAAAGCGAGGAAGAGTACGAACAACTTAGTCTGTGCATCTGGGGAGAAATAATTACCCATTATCTGTCTCGCATAGAGCAAATCCTCATAGATATTTGTATTGAGGAGTCAGGTCTTGCTACATAAAAAATTTTTGATATATGGCTCACAAGACTTTGGACAGGTTGTAAAAAATATTGTGGCAGACACTGGTAATGAGTTTGCTGGGTATATCGACGACTTTAACAAAGGGAAAGATATTCTTGGAACGTTTGCACAAATACAATCAAAATATGCGACAGATGAATACTGTATAGCTCTTGCAATTGGTTATAATAACCAACCCCTTCGTTTAGAAATTTTTAAAAAAATCATTGCGTCAGGATTCCAGTTGCCAGCCTTGGTACACCCGCATTCATACGTGTGTAAAACATGCACCGTCGAGGATGGAGTCATTATTATGGAAAATGCTATCATCTCATACCGGGCAAAAATTGGGGCAACGTCTGTTCTTTGGCCTGGGTCTGTGATTAGCCACGACTCAACCATCGGTAAAAATTGTTTTATTTCTCCCAATGCGACGATTTGCGGCTTTGCTAAAGTTGGCGACTCTTGCTTCGTTGGCGCTGGAGCCGTGGTTGTAGATCACAGAGAAATGGCACCTAATACTCGCTTGAAAGCATTAGAAGTACACAAATAGTTTTACCGACTGCATTAAAATAATTTTAGTCAAAGCGTAACAAGTTGGACTAGGAGTTTTTTAGTTAATGAAAATACCTTTTAATAAACCCTTTATCGTTGGGAAAGAATTATACAACATTGCGCAGGCCGTAAGCGCAGGCAAGCTCGCCGGAGATGGTGACTTCACGCGTAAATGTAGTGAATGGCTTGAGCAAAATCTTCAAGGTTCAAAAGCTCTGTTGGTTCACTCCTGTACAGCCGCATTGGAAATGGCTGCTATTCTGGCAGGCATCCAACCGGGAGATGAAGTTATACTCCCATCATATACATTCGTTTCAACTGCAAATGCATTTGCATTACGAGGGGCTAAACTCGTCTTCGTCGATATTCGTCCAGACACGATGAACATTGATGAAACTCAAATTGAAAAGTTTGTTACCGCTCAAACAAAGATTATTTGTCCTGTTCACTATGCTGGCGTCGCTTGTGAGATGGACGTGATTATGGACATTGCACAACGACATGGTCTTCTTGTTGTGGAGGATGCAGCTCAAGGCGTTGGTGGAACATACAAAGGCAAGCATCTAGGTACGATAGGCCACTTTGGGTGCTATAGCTTCCATGAAACCAAAAATGTTATTTCCGGTGAAGGCGGAGCTCTCATGATCAACGACGAGCGATTTGTTCAACGCGCGGAAATCATTCGAGAGAAGGGGACTAACCGCAACGCCTTTTTTCGAGGTGAAGTGGATAAATATTCTTGGGTTGAAATTGGATCAAGCTATCTGGCTTCGGAACTCACAGCTGCCTTTCTTTACGCTCAGTTGGAAGAAGCTGAATGTATTAATGACACTCGCCATTGTATTTGGAATCGTTATTATGAGGATTTGAGATCGCTTGAATCCCAGGGCTTTATTCGCCTGCCGAGTATTCCTGAAGGGTGTACGCATACAGCCCATATGTTTTATATACTGTTGAACGACCTCCAAACAAGGCAAGATCTGATCAATCATCTGAAGTTACGAGGTATTCACTCCGTTTTTCATTATGTTCCCCTTCATTCTGCCCCAAAAGGCAGGGAACTTTCTGACTATCGCAAATTACCAGTCACAGACGATTTGTCGGACCGATTATTACGGCTGCCATGTTATTTTGAGTTAGACGAAGAATCTCAAAAATTCGTGACATCCAGCATCTATGAATTCTTCGCTTAAATGCTAATACTTCCAATTAATAACTAGCCCCACAAGACGGATACAAATATCAAGGAGTATACAAGCGGATCCGACTGTTGGACTACCGAGTAGTTTTTTAGGTGGGCACCTTAAGTAGTTACGAAGGTGAAGTTGGGCGAGAGGTGGATACCTCCTTTGGATTGGGTCGCGCTTGAGAGAGTGCCCCGGGATGGGCAGTCCCCCCCCCGAAAATTAGTAGTTCTGAAAAGTAGAGTCTTCGTATTCTAACGAGCGCGGATTGTGGTTGCAGATACGGGAAAGGCGGGGTAACCGCTGCCTGACTTAGAGGCATTAATGTCGTTCTAATA
The genomic region above belongs to uncultured Pseudodesulfovibrio sp. and contains:
- the rffA gene encoding dTDP-4-amino-4,6-dideoxygalactose transaminase, which translates into the protein MKIPFNKPFIVGKELYNIAQAVSAGKLAGDGDFTRKCSEWLEQNLQGSKALLVHSCTAALEMAAILAGIQPGDEVILPSYTFVSTANAFALRGAKLVFVDIRPDTMNIDETQIEKFVTAQTKIICPVHYAGVACEMDVIMDIAQRHGLLVVEDAAQGVGGTYKGKHLGTIGHFGCYSFHETKNVISGEGGALMINDERFVQRAEIIREKGTNRNAFFRGEVDKYSWVEIGSSYLASELTAAFLYAQLEEAECINDTRHCIWNRYYEDLRSLESQGFIRLPSIPEGCTHTAHMFYILLNDLQTRQDLINHLKLRGIHSVFHYVPLHSAPKGRELSDYRKLPVTDDLSDRLLRLPCYFELDEESQKFVTSSIYEFFA
- a CDS encoding class I SAM-dependent methyltransferase; the protein is MTISRDDVLKANVELHSKLSNVYKETEPHYRPENRAKVSKTIKDLCSKAGNERLLDVGCGMGFIIDLAKAHVNQIDGIDITEAMLGKVDCSSCSCDINVQIAEIESAPFEDESFNLVTAYAVLHHLHELKPAFQEIYRVLKPGGVFYSDTDPNYYFWEAMKNLAPDEDYSAPVQREIDAVTSKDKELEEKFGVDPILLNTAEVLKHDSGGFKAEELTKELYEIGFSKVDVSYEWYVGEARVIHSDDTVECAASIRMILNELLPLTKHLFKYLKIVAEK
- a CDS encoding creatininase family protein; translation: MITANHSFSELKQASSSHSGPNIALLPVGCIEQHGPVLPMATDTLIATGVCEELARQLELQKTNAVTYPAIAYSPSRTNLCYPYSTSVSEDAFRQYLKDICESLLLHQFDAIFIVCAHGPAEPSVTEVACQLNFASFKGREQTDFSPVVLLGVSELTPLFASTSKSTPGRHADWREFLLLFHILGRSYFTQERLLTLKNVHDSFLKQSSWEPSYIGIPLEFRSIEGVIGSPLPLESEEEYEQLSLCIWGEIITHYLSRIEQILIDICIEESGLAT